Genomic window (Neosynechococcus sphagnicola sy1):
CTGTACTAAATCATCAGGAGATTGTTCGAGTTCCTGAATCAATTGCTCACGGTTTGTCATGTGTTCAAGGCTCCCTAGCAAACTGAGATTCCTAAACCTAGTATACCTAAACACTAAACTTTATATTCTGAGCATTGGGCGCTCACAGATAATCTTGCGATACTATCTCATCCAAGGACTAAGCCAGCTAACGCCAAGCTAAGGAGCGCGCAGTGAAACGGAGCGTCCCTTTGAGCGACGTGTTAGCCATTTCTTGAAAATAGCTCAATCTCAGACCCCATTTCATTCAAGCGGACAAGAATGGTGCTTGTTACATGTACATCCGTCGCATAAAGCGCCAGACCATCATCGAACATATGGTGGTCATACGAAATTAGGATTGTCCCATTCGTACTCACAAGATACTGGTCGTGGCCTTCGCGGCTGATCTTGGGATAGCTTTTGATCATCTGGTCGATAAGGCTGTCAATCTCAACGCTCAAAAATTGTTTTGCTTGGAAGGTTCCATGACGATTGACGAGAATCCATTCTGGTTCAAGTTTAAGAATGCCTTCCATGGTTGATTTCCAAGTTTCTGGGAAGTCTGATTCGAGGAAATGGATGACGATTGTTCGGGCTGGATTGTCAAGATAAGTCAGCTCTCGACCGATATTCAGCGAGGGATCGGCAATCGCAATTCCCGCACGACTACATATATCGGCAAACTCACTTTGATTAAGCAAGACTGATCCTTCTAATGGCTAACGGCTCAAATCAGCGGCGGCAGATCACCTTGAACTCAGCACCAGCCGCTTTCAATCTGTCCGCTGCATTTAAATTGTTAGATTGTATTACAGCTCATTTAGGTGCGAACATTAACCCGCGTAGCAGGCTGTTCACTACTTTTTTGATTGCAATTCAGTTCATAATCATGAAATGCCCTATTGATATCGCTCCAGAAAATCCAAGGCTTGATTCCGGAGTTCATAATAGTCTTTGGATTCTCGCAGTTCATAGCGATCTCGCGGACGAGGTAACGGAATATCTAGAATTTGACCGATCGTGGCACTGGGGCCATTGGTCATCATCACCAACCGGTCAGACATAAAGATGGCTTCATCCACATCATGGGTAATCATCATCACTGCCTGAGGATGCTGTCCCCAAATTTCCAGGACATCCTGTTGCAATTTAGGGCGAGTTAAGGCATCCAGCGCTCCAAAGGGTTCATCTAGCAGGAGCATTTTAGGACGGGTGGCCAGGGCCCGTGCCACCCCCACCCGTTGCTTCATGCCGCCCGAAAGTTCGTCGGGATATTTGTCGGCAGCAGCCGTTAGCTTCACCATGTCGATGTGCTCATTCACGATCGAGATCTTGTCGGATTGGCTGGCAGTTTTGAACACTTCATCCACTGCCATGCGGATGTTTCCTCGGACGGTTAGCCAAGGCAGCAAGGCATAGCCTTGAAACACCATCATCCGCTCCGCTCCAGGTTTGCGAATTTCTTTACCCTCTAGAGTGACTAAACCCGATGTGGCTTTCTCTAGCCCTGCAACAATGCGCATTAGGGTTGATTTTCCACAACCGGAGTGACCAATGACCGAGACATATTCCTGCTTCCCGATCGTCATGTTAATGCCATTCAGCACGACAAACTGACTGCCATCTGGTTTTGGATATGCCTTCACGACCTGTTCGATCGCGAGAAACGACTCCGTGTTGGATGGATAAAAGCTATTAGGACTGACCGATTGCATTGAGGACATCATCAACGTCTCCTGGGTTCAAAGATTCAGCAACTTATGCAAAGTAAAAAAGATTGGGGAGCGTTGGCGCGAATTTCAAAGCTTTGGAGATAGCCAACTGGATCGCTCGGATCAAAGGATTTGCCATCGATAAAAGCAGTGCTTGGCTCAACCTTGTGATCCTCTGACGGACATTGAATGCCCATCTCGGCGGCAATTTCTCGATACAAGTCTGTTCTCCAGGCTTGATGGGCGATTTCGTCCGCATTTTTGGGGAATTCTGCGATCTGCCCCCATCGGGTTGCCTGGGTCATCAGCCAGAGGCTTTGCGACTGCCAAAGGAAGGTTGAGTGGTCGTGGGGAATCGCTGAAGTGGGCATGTCAAAGAAAAGGGTTGTCTCCGAGCTATTGGCAATGCGGGGTTGGTTGTCAAATCCGCCATAGTTGAAGTTTCCCACAATTCCCGGTCGCGTAAATTTAACCTTTGCGCCCGTAAAAGAGCGTTGGGAAATAATAGTGGCGACTTCTTCGCGATTGGCCAGGTTACTGCAATACTGGCAAGCTTCGATCATCGCTTTGACCAGCGATCGATAGGTTTTGGGATAGTCCTGAATGAACGATTCTTTTACAGCCAAGAGGCGATCGGGGTGCCCCTGCCAAATTTCTCGCCCTTGGATAAACGTAAAGCCAATCCCTTCGTTTCCGGAAATGGCTCGCGTATTCCATGGCTCAGCGACCATATAGGCTTGCATCGCTCCGATGCGGGTGTTGCTCACCATTTGGGGTGGCGGTGTAATCAGGAGACGCAGTTTGCGGAGGGGGTCAATGCCCACCGCTGCGACCAAGTAGCGGACAAAGTACTCGTAGATCGCCGAACTCTGAACCACCGCCCAGATGTGATCATCAAAGGGAGAGTTTTCCCAATAGTGTCGTAAATCGCGACCAAATGCCTCCAAATTCCCCCCATAGCTGTGCCAGGGCCTGACCCCACCCTCCCACAGTTGGCGATTCATCGTCAGGGCATTGCCGTGGCGGTGAATCGTCATCGCGGCGCACAGGGGAAAGTGCCGTGCTCCTTCTGCGCCCGTGCGAGCATTGGTGACCGCGCCAGAGACCACGGGTGAGGCATCTAATCGCCCAAAGATGATACCGTCCCGAGAATTGCCCCAACTGGCTTCTCGACTGAGAGTGACGTTTAAGCCATATTTTCGAAAAAAGCCTTTTTCCCACGCAACGGCGAACGGAGCGCAGTCATTAACGGGAACGTAGCCAATCGTGAGGTTAGGCTTCTCTAGGCTGGCAGGGTCAATTATGGGCTTCACAGCGAGGGCTGCTTCTGGCAACCCCACTGGGTTTCGAGAGAGTTGTGGGCTACAGCTCGAAAATGCGATCGCTGAAGCGGTAGCGCCGATCCCTTGAAGAAAAGCTCGCCTTGTCCACAGTGTATTCATGGGAGTCTCCGAAGTTTAAGAGCGTGCAGGACGGTGGGTAACGATAGTTTGCAATGTGGCAAGGGCGTAATCCAAAATCAGCCCCGTCAAGCCAATTACAAATACCGCTAAAAACACAGAACTCACATTCAAGCGGTTCCACTCATCCCATACAAAAAAGCCAATACCAACGCCCCCGGTGAGCATTTCCACGGCAACAATCACTAACCAAGCAATTCCCAAACTAATGCGTAATCCTGTGAAGATGTAGGGCAAACTGGCAGGCAGCACAATCTTGATCAGTTGCTTCCAGCGAGGCATTTCTAAGACCTGCGCCACTTCTAGATAATCTTTGGGAACGTTGCTAACGCCTTCCGCCGTGTTGATGATGGTGG
Coding sequences:
- a CDS encoding ABC transporter ATP-binding protein; protein product: MMSSMQSVSPNSFYPSNTESFLAIEQVVKAYPKPDGSQFVVLNGINMTIGKQEYVSVIGHSGCGKSTLMRIVAGLEKATSGLVTLEGKEIRKPGAERMMVFQGYALLPWLTVRGNIRMAVDEVFKTASQSDKISIVNEHIDMVKLTAAADKYPDELSGGMKQRVGVARALATRPKMLLLDEPFGALDALTRPKLQQDVLEIWGQHPQAVMMITHDVDEAIFMSDRLVMMTNGPSATIGQILDIPLPRPRDRYELRESKDYYELRNQALDFLERYQ
- a CDS encoding CmpA/NrtA family ABC transporter substrate-binding protein gives rise to the protein MNTLWTRRAFLQGIGATASAIAFSSCSPQLSRNPVGLPEAALAVKPIIDPASLEKPNLTIGYVPVNDCAPFAVAWEKGFFRKYGLNVTLSREASWGNSRDGIIFGRLDASPVVSGAVTNARTGAEGARHFPLCAAMTIHRHGNALTMNRQLWEGGVRPWHSYGGNLEAFGRDLRHYWENSPFDDHIWAVVQSSAIYEYFVRYLVAAVGIDPLRKLRLLITPPPQMVSNTRIGAMQAYMVAEPWNTRAISGNEGIGFTFIQGREIWQGHPDRLLAVKESFIQDYPKTYRSLVKAMIEACQYCSNLANREEVATIISQRSFTGAKVKFTRPGIVGNFNYGGFDNQPRIANSSETTLFFDMPTSAIPHDHSTFLWQSQSLWLMTQATRWGQIAEFPKNADEIAHQAWRTDLYREIAAEMGIQCPSEDHKVEPSTAFIDGKSFDPSDPVGYLQSFEIRANAPQSFLLCISC